Within the Bacteroidota bacterium genome, the region CCAAAAGCATGAATTACAATAGAACCGCCGGTATCAGCCACATTATGATTCAGAATATGGAAACAATCGTTGATAACAATCCATTCATTCAGTTTATAGGCAGGGATAAAAAGGAGGGCAAGAATGATATACTGGTACATTTTAAGACGGCCGAGTACTGCGCCCGCAGCAATAAGAAGAGATGCCGCAGCAAATTCGGCGAGAATAAGTTTTTCAATTTCACCCTTTTCACCACCCATGATATTATAACCGCTGAGCAAATAATACAAGGGTAAGGATACACTAACAACAAGAACGGTTGCTGTGAGTGCTGAGCGCCCGTATCGTTTTACAAATACCATCAGAAAACCGAAGCCAAGCAGCAGCATGGCCATGATATGGATGGCGCGTTCATACTTTTGAACGTCAAGAATGGAAGAAATGTTGTTTACACCGGTGTCCTGCGCAAATGCGGCACCCAAGGTTCCGAACAACAACAGTGCTGTAACGAAGATGGTTTTAAAAGTTCTGCTCATGTTGGTTTGTGTGGTTTGGTAGATTGATTTGAATAAATAATTTCTTAAAAACCAATGAATTTTACTTCGCAAATATAATTTTTTATTTAAGATTTCATTGTTTTACTGATAGTTGTTTTCTTATTTATTTTTCCACAATGTTCCGATACTCTATAAGTATAAAACGTATAACAAAAAAACCGGCTCTAAGGCCGGTTTCAAAAACCAAACTATCCAATACTTCTACTTTTTAATAAAACATCTCATGGTTGTGTTCGTACCGTCTGATATGGTGAGGCAATAAAAACCGGGACATAATCTACTGATATCAATATTCTTATTTTGCGTATGAGATTCAGCGTTAGTTTCAATAAGCTGTTTACCACTCAAATCAAAAACTTTTATGCTATATTCTAAATGCTTTAAGTTAAAATTACAGGTTATGAACTCCTCAGCCGGATTGGGGAAAACGTTGCATGTAATCGCTGATTTTGCATCATTTTCTGCAACACTGTTAATTTCAGTATTAATATCACCAAACATGTCGCCCGTAATCCGAACATGCCCCGTGCCATTGACAGAGCTGTAATGAGACAAAATGGCGTATACATACCGGTTATTTGAACCGTCTTTATAATACGAACCGCTGCCGCTTTGGCCACCATAACAGTATTTATTAAAGTACAGAAGTTTTGTCATCACCTGATCATATGTACCATACCAATAATACATCAAAGAGCCGTCATAGGGTGTTTCTGCAGGATAACCCGGATTATGGAATGTATTGGTCTGGAAAAAGGCATCATCATTATACCCATATCCCAGCCAGCCTGTTGAAGTCCCTATATCGCTGTTAAGCTTGATATAACCCATATCCCAGTTAAAATCGCCTGAGTTTGTCCATCCTGTCCATGAGAACATATTACTGGCATAAGAATTTCCGTAAGGTTGGTTTCCGCTGTAATAGCCCGGTACCACTTCAATACTTGTGGCCCACCCGCCTTCGGCACTTGAATAAACGCAGTGACCGGCAGTAAGCACATAGCGCGAATTAACCAATATCCCGGAGCCCACAAACTGATTTGAGCTCGGAAAAGTCATAAACAGCTTCACAACCGCCCGCCACGGATAAGTTGTAGTTGGACTTACTTCAGTAAGATCGTTAAAGTTTTTGGCACCAATTATCTCATCCGCAACCTCTGCATCTGCCGGAATAAAAGGTTCTGATGTTTCACCACCTATTTTTGGGTTGTGCTTCACGGTATCGATAATGGTTGCTTTTCCGGTAACGACATCATACCCGATAAAATAGTGTTCATTACCGGATGGCGCTGTTGGTGGTGACCATCGCGGCATGGGCATTGGAACAAAGCTACTGTGATCGCCGGTTTGAGCGAAGATAAAATATGGCAACAGTGCCAGCACGAATAGTACAAGTTTTTTCATTTTCCGAAAATTAATTGTTTTTATATTCCTTCCTTTAACAAATATAACAAATAATAAAAGTTTGCGCAACACAATTATACCACTGTAAATCATAACCTCCGGGGGATTTCTCATTAATGAGGCAAAACGTCCGGCATTGACTTAGGCTTGTGCTTACTCATTTCATAAATCAGGCATAAATCTTCATTTAATTAAGTAGTTTTGCATACGCAAAAAATGATGTCAAATTGGAAATCAGGGAACTTACCGGCATTTACACAGAAGATTTACGGGTCAAGGCATTAAGTGCACAGATTGAAGAAGGTTCTGGCAAAAAATTCCGGCTCAATGGACTGACAGCTTCAGCACAGGCGGTTATTGTTTCATCAGTTTTTGATGCTATTAAAGGTGTCCATCTGATTGTTCATGACGACAGAGAATCAGCTGCGTATTTTTTTAACGACCTGGAAAACCTGCTTGGTGAGCAAAATGCAGATTTTTTCAGGAAAAATGTGTTGTTTTACCCTTCATCATTTACCCGCAGCGGCGATTTTTCTCAGACCGACAATACCTCTGTCCTGCTTCGCACTGAAGCACTCAACAAGATTCAATCAGGACGTAAAGGACTTTTAGTTGTAAGTTGGCCCGAAGCAATCAGTGAAAAAGTTGTAAAAAAACACTTCTTTGATAAGAACACGCTTCGAATTAAAATTGGCGATAAACTTTCAATTGACTTTGTTTCTGATATTTTCACCGAGTATCATTTTGAACGAATGGATTTCGTTGTAGCACCCGGTCAATATTCGGTTCGGGGCGGTATTGTTGATGTTTATTCATTTTCAAATGATAAGCCCTACAGGATTGAATTTGATGGCGATATCATAGGTTCACTGCGTTCATTTGACCCTGCCAGCCAGTTGTCTATTGACACTTTGGATCATATTAAAGTAGTGCCCGACATTCAAAACCCGGAATATATTTCCAACGCCGAACCACTGTGGTCATTTTTACCTTCAGGCACCATAACATGGTTCAATGATATTTTGTTTTGCGCCGAGCGTATTGATGCATTTATTGAAAAAGCAACATTGTATCAACCGCTCGAAGACGAAGAACTCCCAAAAGATTTTATTACGCGCTTCGTTAATGGAAACGAGATGCTGCAGGGCTTCAAAGATTTCACCGTTATTGAATCAGGGCGGCGTTTTTTCTTCGAAAGCCCGGTTGAAATCCAGTTTAACATCAAGCCTCAGCCTTCGTTCAATAAAAACTTCGACCTTCTCATCGAAGATTTAAAATCACACGCAACCAAAGGATATAAAAATATTATTTGTTCCGATTCAAAGAATCAATTAGACCGCATCTGGCGCATCATTGACGATATAGTTAAAACCCGTGCACCGCAGGGTGTTCTAACCTTCGACATGATGAATACCGCCATTCATGAAGGGTTCATTGATCATGATCTAAGAATTTGCTGTTATACCGATCACCAGATTTTTGACCGCTACCACCGCTTCAGGCTGATGGATAAATTTAACAGCAAGGAAGCCGTTACCCTTAAAGAAATTTATAATCTCAAACCGGGCGATTATGTAACGCATATCGACCATGGCGTTGGTCGTTACGGGGGTCTTGAAAAGGTTGTTGCAAACGGAAAAGAACAAGAAGTTATTCGGATTGTATACGCCAACAACGACCTGCTCTATGTGAGCATTCACTCACTTCACCGTATCTCAAAATATGTAAACAAAGAAGGAACGCCGCCTACGTTGAACCGTCTTGGTTCAAACGCATGGAACAAGCTTAAAAATAAGACCAAACAGAAGGTAAAGGATATTGCCCGCGACCTTATTAAATTATATGCCGAGCGTAAAAAAGCAGAAGGCTTTGCCTTTGCGCCCGACACTTACCTGCAACATGAGCTTGAGGCATCCTTCATTTATCAGGATACTCCCGACCAGATAAAAGCAACCGCCGATGTCAAAAAAGACATGCAGGCCGAATGCCCCATGGACCGATTAATATGTGGCGATGTAGGTTTTGGAAAAACAGAAGTGGCGATACGCGCGGCATTTAAAAGTGTTAACGACAGTAAGCAAGTCGCAGTTCTGGTACCAACAACTATACTTGCATTACAGCATTTCAAAACCTTCAGCGACCGGTTGAAAGAGTTTCCATGCAATGTAGAATACATCAACCGCTTCCGAAGCGCCAAAGAGCAAAAAGAAATTCTGAAACAGGTTGAAAGCGGCAGAATAGATATCCTGATAGGCACACATCGTATTGTGAGTCAGGATGTTAAATTCAAAGAACTTGGGCTGCTCATTATTGATGAAGAACAAAAATTCGGTGTAGCGGTAAAAGAAAAACTACGGAAGATGAAAGTGAACGTAGACACACTCACGCTCACGGCAACCCCAATTCCGCGCACATTGCAATTTTCATTGATGGGAGCACGCGACCTCTCGGTAATAACGACACCACCACCCAACCGATATCCGGTTCAAACAGAACTGCGCACATTCAGTGAAGAAATGATTCGTGAAGCCATTATGCATGAAGTATCGAGGGGCGGTCAGGTGTTCTTTGTGCACAACAGGGTTCAGAACATTCAGGATGTGGCTGATCTTATCAGTAAATTATGTCCCGGATTAAAGGTTATTACAGGGCACGGACAAATGGACGGGAAAAAGCTGGAAGAAACGATGCTCGCCTTTATTGAAGGATATTACGATGTGTTGGTTTCTACGACTATCATTGAATCGGGACTTGATATTCCGAATGTTAATACCATATTTATTAACGAAGCACAAAACTACGGCCTCAGTGATTTGCATCAATTAAGAGGACGAGTTGGCCGTTCGAACCGTAAAGCATTTTGCTATCTGCTCACGCCACCATTGAGCGTTCTTACTGAAGATGCTCGTAAACGGCTTAAGGCAATTGAGGAGTTCTCCGACCTTGGGAGCGGATTCAACATCGCCATGCGCGACCTTGATATCCGGGGCGCAGGGAATATTCTGGGTGGTGAACAAAGCGGATTTATTTCGGAAATTGGATTTGAGATGTATCATAAAATTCTTGATGAGGCAATTTCAGAACTTAAAGAAACCGATTTTAAAGATCTTTTTAATGACGAGAAACCGGATACTCGTTTTGTAAAAGATTGCCTGATTGAAACAGATCTCGAGATTCTCATCCCTGATTCGTATATTTCGAATATTTCTGAACGCCTCATTTTGTACAAGGAACTCGACAGCGTAAGCGATGAAAGCGCCCTGCAACAATTTGCTGCAAGGCTCGACGACCGCTTCGGACCGATGCCACCGCAAACAGAAGAACTGTTGAATACGCTGCGTTTACGATGGATTGCGTCTCGTGCAGGAATGGAAAAAATTGTCTTGCGAAACAACCAATTCTCAGGATATTTTGTATACAATCAGGCGTCGCCTTATTACCAGTCGCCCACATTCACAACGGTTCTTAAATACATTCAGTCACACCCATCGTATTGCAGAATTAAAGAACAAAACAATAAACTAATCCTCACGATGAAGAATATCAGCGGCATTTCGCAAGCACTGAAAATACTGGGACCGCTTGCATCAGAAGTCTAGCTGCAGGCAATAATACACACTTCGGTGTTATCGGTCTTTTTACTAAATTTGCACTACAATCTGATAACATGTCTCAGCAGAAAAAAAAAGTATTGTTTGTTTGCACACCACATTGCGTATTACAGCAGACACTTGAAAAAGCCGGATTCAGCTGTGATATGCACTCATGCATGAGCATAACAGAAGTCAAGCATATAATTCACAACTATTGTGGTATTATTGTCAACAGTCGATTTACACTTGACCGCGATTTTATAGATGCCGCTACCAATCTGAATTTTATAGGCCGCATTGGGGCTGGAATGGAATCTATTGATGTAGAATATGCAAAAAGCAGAGGAATCAAGTGTTTCAATTCGCCTGAAGGAAATCGCGACGCTGTAGGCGAACATGCACTCGGTATGTTGCTCATGCTTTTGAACCGCCTGAATATATCCGACCGCGAAGTACGTGAAGGAAAATGGATTCGAGAAGAAAACCGCGGACACGAGATTAAAAATAAAACCGTTGCCATTATTGGTTATGGAAATATGGGAAGTGCATTTGCGCAGCGTTTGCGGGGTTTTGAAGCAAAGGTCATCGCCTATGATAAATACAAAAACAATTTCTCGAATGAATTTGTTACTGAAGTGTGCATGGCCGATGTTTTTGAAAAAGCAGACATCGTAAGTTTACATGTTCCCCTCACAGAAGAGACCAAATATCTTGTAAGCGAAGCATGGCTTCAATCATTCAGAAAAAACATATACCTCATCAATACAGCTCGCGGCAAGGTTGTCGACACTGCCGATCTCGTAAATGGCCTCCAATCGGGCAAAGTAAAAGGTGCAGCTCTTGATGTTATCGAATTTGAAGGAGCCGGATTTGAGACCATGGATTTCACTTCATTACCGGAATCATTTCAATATTTGACATCTTCAGAGAATGTAGTGCTGAGCCCGCACATTGCAGGATGGACGGAGGAATCGAAGCTTAAATTATCTTCGGTACTTGCAGAGAAAATTATTTTAGAATTCAAATGAAAATTTATATTTGTACTGATTTAACTTCAAATTATGAAAAACGAACATAAGCTATTTAAAGGAAAAACCCTTGCCATTCTCACCGGCGGTGGCGATACGCCTGCGCTGAACTCGAGCATTGAAAGCATTCGCAACAGAGCATCATTGCTGGGTTATAAAGTTTACGGGATACGTAAAGGCTGGAAAGGTCTGCTGGGTGATGGCGATATTATTGACTTAACACATCAGCCATATGATGGATTTTATGGTGGCACAGCGCTTCTTTCTAGTCGCACAAACCCATTCCCATCAAAGAAAAATCCGGAAAATCGCGTACCGCAGATATTGAGAAATATCGAAAGATATAAAATTGACGTCATTGTTTCCATTGGTGGCGATGACACCAACGGTGCGGCTAAAAGACTTTATGAAACAGAAGGTATTCCCGTAATCGGCTTTCCAAAAACAATCGATAACGACCTTCGTACCCGCACAAATCATAATTATCAGGGTAAAGATATTGAAGCTGTGCTATGTCCCGGATTCCCATCTGCAGCCAAAGGGATGATGGAATTTACCAACCGTATCCGCACAACTGCCGAATCACATTCACGTATTATTGTGCTCGAAGTAATGGGGCGCGATGCCGGATGGCTTACCGGAAGCACTGTTTATGGTGGTGCCCAAATGGCACTAATACCTGAATGCCCTATTACCCAAGAGCGCAAAGATTTTTTCTTCGAAAAAGTGAAAGAAGCATATCTCAGCTCACCAAAAAAATCACTCGTTATCGCCGTCTCAGAAGGCGTCCGCTGGTTTGATGAGGCAAAAGGAAAAGTGGATGTAGTGTATGCCAGCTCAGAAGTTGATGAATACGGACACCCTCGTTTTGGTGGTATAAGTGGTGTTATTGCCAGTGAGATTTCGAACAAATTAAAGATAGAAGCCCGTGCTCAGATATCAGGTTATTATGCTCGTGCCGGCGAATGCAGAAGCTACGACCGTCGCCTCACACAAACACTGGCCGATAAAGTCGCAGATTTGCTTTTACGTGAAGAGTACGGACAAATGCCTGTTATGACTAAAATGGTGAAACATCAGGAACTCGAAGAGTACAACACTTGCTCAATTGATATGGGACAGGTAGGAAATATGCCATTGCCGGAAATCTATTACAATGCCAACGATTTTATGTTCACCAATCCTTATCACGATTTTCTTTCAAACATTATGGGAGAACCGCATTTTCTGGAATTTAATTCCAATTTTCCGGTTGTAATACCTTAACAACTCTTTATTGTTTTGAAAAGTTCAGAATGTGCGGCAGTGATTCTGAACTTTTCTATTTTCACACATGATAATATCCAAAAAGATGAAAAAAGCAATACTGCAATTCGTGATTATCGGAATCCTGATTTCATCCTTTTCAGGAATACTTCATGCACAGCCTGCAATTAAAGGGGCAGAATATATAACTCAGACGCAGTTAACGGAAACCGTCAAATTTCTATGCCAGCCCGGACTTGATGGCAGACAAGCGGCAAGCGATGGATACAAAAAAGCAGTTGACTATATGTCCGCTGAATTCAAGAAACTTGGATTAACACCCCTTGGAAATAATGGATACCTGCAGGAAGTGCCTGTTGAATATACCGAAATTACCGGCACTCCAGTTCTGGAAATTCTATCAGGAAGCAGGATGATAAATAGTTTTGTCCACGGAACGGAATTCACATGCCGCGCCAATACAGGCTCCGGCGATGTAAGTGCCGAGGTTGTGTTTTGCGGTTACGGCATTTCAGAACCATCGCTGGGATACGACGATTATTCACCAATAGATGTTAAGGGAAAGATTGTGATGGTTTTCAAACAAAACCCTTCATGGAAAATTGAGGGATTGGATTACAGCGACGTTCTTACCCGTTATAAAACTAAGAAAGCCATTGAACATGGAGCACTTGCTGTTTTATTTGTTGCCGTCCCAAACGTAAAAGACCCGCAAAAGCCCATTGGCAGCCTGATGGACGGAAAAGGAATTTACGAAATAAATATTCCCCAATTGCAGATTGACATACCCACTGCCAATGAATTTCTTGCAGGAACAGCCTTCAGCTTATCACAACTTGAACAACGCATTGATTCACTAAAACAGCCGTTCGGACTGCCTCTTAAAATATCCGCACATGTAAACGTCGAATCGAAATATTATCCGCAGAGAACGTCATGGAATGTGGTTGGTATGCTCAAAGGAAGCTCATCAGTACAAAGCAGCGAATATCTGGTATTGGGCGCACACCTTGACCATGTGGGCAGGCAGGGCAACAATCTTTATTATCCCGGTGCGAATGATAATGCATCGGGATCGGCAGCCGTGCTGCAACTGGCACGCGCTTTCGTGAATGGAAATGTACGCCCGGCCCGCTCCATTATTTTTGTGCTTTTTACCAGCGAAGAGCAAGGTTTGAATGGTTCAGAATTTTTTGCAAAAAACCTTCCGGTTCCATTGGAAAAAATTGTTGCTATGTTCAACCTCGATTGTATTGGATCGGGCGACAGTATTCAGGTAGGAAGCGGAAAATCATCACCCGTACTTTGGGATATCGCACACAAAAATGATTCTTTATACACAAAAAAAATGGTTGCACAAACATGGTCCGGCGGTGGAGCTGATGCAACGCCATTTTTTAACATCGGTATTCCGACCTTATATTTCGTTTCAAAATACAGTTACACACATCTTCATCTGCCTACTGATACTCCCGAAACTCTTAATGCCGAACTTTTCGAGAAGATAGTAACGCTTGCATTTATCACGGCCAGCGAAGTTCTGAAAGGTGGGTATCTCAGAGAGATACTTATCACAGCACCCTAACAGGGTCGAAAATGAAAAAGGTTCCTCAACGCTGAAGAACCTTTTCAAAAAAAACAATGAACCTTATGCCGTCTTAGGTTTCAGCCAGGGTTTGCCAACCTTTAAAAGCGTCTTTCCTGATAAATCATTCAGAATAATGGAAGCCATCAGATACCATGCCGAGAAGGCGCAGAATATAAGTTCATATCCGGCCACTACATTCATAGTTGGGTTTCCGAAATGCCCGATATCAAGTAAAATAAAACCTAACAGCAGCGAGGTAAACACAATCGCCATGGCAGAATGAATGTATAACGAGCCTACCCAGAAAATAGCTGTGAGCAGCGTCCAGGCAACCAGATAATAGCCAACATCCGTACCGCTCGATTTATAGA harbors:
- a CDS encoding T9SS type A sorting domain-containing protein, translating into MKKLVLFVLALLPYFIFAQTGDHSSFVPMPMPRWSPPTAPSGNEHYFIGYDVVTGKATIIDTVKHNPKIGGETSEPFIPADAEVADEIIGAKNFNDLTEVSPTTTYPWRAVVKLFMTFPSSNQFVGSGILVNSRYVLTAGHCVYSSAEGGWATSIEVVPGYYSGNQPYGNSYASNMFSWTGWTNSGDFNWDMGYIKLNSDIGTSTGWLGYGYNDDAFFQTNTFHNPGYPAETPYDGSLMYYWYGTYDQVMTKLLYFNKYCYGGQSGSGSYYKDGSNNRYVYAILSHYSSVNGTGHVRITGDMFGDINTEINSVAENDAKSAITCNVFPNPAEEFITCNFNLKHLEYSIKVFDLSGKQLIETNAESHTQNKNIDISRLCPGFYCLTISDGTNTTMRCFIKK
- the mfd gene encoding transcription-repair coupling factor codes for the protein MEIRELTGIYTEDLRVKALSAQIEEGSGKKFRLNGLTASAQAVIVSSVFDAIKGVHLIVHDDRESAAYFFNDLENLLGEQNADFFRKNVLFYPSSFTRSGDFSQTDNTSVLLRTEALNKIQSGRKGLLVVSWPEAISEKVVKKHFFDKNTLRIKIGDKLSIDFVSDIFTEYHFERMDFVVAPGQYSVRGGIVDVYSFSNDKPYRIEFDGDIIGSLRSFDPASQLSIDTLDHIKVVPDIQNPEYISNAEPLWSFLPSGTITWFNDILFCAERIDAFIEKATLYQPLEDEELPKDFITRFVNGNEMLQGFKDFTVIESGRRFFFESPVEIQFNIKPQPSFNKNFDLLIEDLKSHATKGYKNIICSDSKNQLDRIWRIIDDIVKTRAPQGVLTFDMMNTAIHEGFIDHDLRICCYTDHQIFDRYHRFRLMDKFNSKEAVTLKEIYNLKPGDYVTHIDHGVGRYGGLEKVVANGKEQEVIRIVYANNDLLYVSIHSLHRISKYVNKEGTPPTLNRLGSNAWNKLKNKTKQKVKDIARDLIKLYAERKKAEGFAFAPDTYLQHELEASFIYQDTPDQIKATADVKKDMQAECPMDRLICGDVGFGKTEVAIRAAFKSVNDSKQVAVLVPTTILALQHFKTFSDRLKEFPCNVEYINRFRSAKEQKEILKQVESGRIDILIGTHRIVSQDVKFKELGLLIIDEEQKFGVAVKEKLRKMKVNVDTLTLTATPIPRTLQFSLMGARDLSVITTPPPNRYPVQTELRTFSEEMIREAIMHEVSRGGQVFFVHNRVQNIQDVADLISKLCPGLKVITGHGQMDGKKLEETMLAFIEGYYDVLVSTTIIESGLDIPNVNTIFINEAQNYGLSDLHQLRGRVGRSNRKAFCYLLTPPLSVLTEDARKRLKAIEEFSDLGSGFNIAMRDLDIRGAGNILGGEQSGFISEIGFEMYHKILDEAISELKETDFKDLFNDEKPDTRFVKDCLIETDLEILIPDSYISNISERLILYKELDSVSDESALQQFAARLDDRFGPMPPQTEELLNTLRLRWIASRAGMEKIVLRNNQFSGYFVYNQASPYYQSPTFTTVLKYIQSHPSYCRIKEQNNKLILTMKNISGISQALKILGPLASEV
- a CDS encoding NAD(P)-dependent oxidoreductase gives rise to the protein MSQQKKKVLFVCTPHCVLQQTLEKAGFSCDMHSCMSITEVKHIIHNYCGIIVNSRFTLDRDFIDAATNLNFIGRIGAGMESIDVEYAKSRGIKCFNSPEGNRDAVGEHALGMLLMLLNRLNISDREVREGKWIREENRGHEIKNKTVAIIGYGNMGSAFAQRLRGFEAKVIAYDKYKNNFSNEFVTEVCMADVFEKADIVSLHVPLTEETKYLVSEAWLQSFRKNIYLINTARGKVVDTADLVNGLQSGKVKGAALDVIEFEGAGFETMDFTSLPESFQYLTSSENVVLSPHIAGWTEESKLKLSSVLAEKIILEFK
- a CDS encoding 6-phosphofructokinase, producing the protein MKNEHKLFKGKTLAILTGGGDTPALNSSIESIRNRASLLGYKVYGIRKGWKGLLGDGDIIDLTHQPYDGFYGGTALLSSRTNPFPSKKNPENRVPQILRNIERYKIDVIVSIGGDDTNGAAKRLYETEGIPVIGFPKTIDNDLRTRTNHNYQGKDIEAVLCPGFPSAAKGMMEFTNRIRTTAESHSRIIVLEVMGRDAGWLTGSTVYGGAQMALIPECPITQERKDFFFEKVKEAYLSSPKKSLVIAVSEGVRWFDEAKGKVDVVYASSEVDEYGHPRFGGISGVIASEISNKLKIEARAQISGYYARAGECRSYDRRLTQTLADKVADLLLREEYGQMPVMTKMVKHQELEEYNTCSIDMGQVGNMPLPEIYYNANDFMFTNPYHDFLSNIMGEPHFLEFNSNFPVVIP
- a CDS encoding M20/M25/M40 family metallo-hydrolase: MKKAILQFVIIGILISSFSGILHAQPAIKGAEYITQTQLTETVKFLCQPGLDGRQAASDGYKKAVDYMSAEFKKLGLTPLGNNGYLQEVPVEYTEITGTPVLEILSGSRMINSFVHGTEFTCRANTGSGDVSAEVVFCGYGISEPSLGYDDYSPIDVKGKIVMVFKQNPSWKIEGLDYSDVLTRYKTKKAIEHGALAVLFVAVPNVKDPQKPIGSLMDGKGIYEINIPQLQIDIPTANEFLAGTAFSLSQLEQRIDSLKQPFGLPLKISAHVNVESKYYPQRTSWNVVGMLKGSSSVQSSEYLVLGAHLDHVGRQGNNLYYPGANDNASGSAAVLQLARAFVNGNVRPARSIIFVLFTSEEQGLNGSEFFAKNLPVPLEKIVAMFNLDCIGSGDSIQVGSGKSSPVLWDIAHKNDSLYTKKMVAQTWSGGGADATPFFNIGIPTLYFVSKYSYTHLHLPTDTPETLNAELFEKIVTLAFITASEVLKGGYLREILITAP
- a CDS encoding acetate uptake transporter, translating into MKTGNPAVIGLGGFGMTTLLLQFHNIGICGLGPVLAMGLIFGGLAQMIAGFMEQKSGNNFGSAAFTAYGSFWIGLGIIWLLNYYDIYKSSGTDVGYYLVAWTLLTAIFWVGSLYIHSAMAIVFTSLLLGFILLDIGHFGNPTMNVVAGYELIFCAFSAWYLMASIILNDLSGKTLLKVGKPWLKPKTA